A region of Natribaculum luteum DNA encodes the following proteins:
- a CDS encoding ComEC/Rec2 family competence protein yields MRHTFLVVIVAAGLVLAGCAGAPTDADVDPTTDSDGGTGSQSDPVDGELEIHHLDVGQADATLLITPADETVLVDTGDWRDDGEDVVASLERLGIDRVDHLVTTHPDADHVGGHAAVIDHVEANGDGVGAVYDPGIVRTTATYDQYLDAVERHDVPLYEVREGDELPIEGIQATVLSPPEGGADPRGDGIVLAIEFGSFRYLTTGDAESDVERRLVDDWSHELAADVYQAGHHGSSTSSTPPFLDAVSSEVVVISSALDSQYGHPHDEVLAAFAERGIETYWTAVHGDVVVTTDGEDVDVETERSGPTDATALLERKHEAASASLGRPPIDVTGVPTGGR; encoded by the coding sequence ATGCGCCACACCTTCCTCGTCGTTATCGTCGCTGCGGGACTCGTCCTCGCGGGCTGTGCCGGGGCTCCGACCGACGCCGACGTCGATCCGACGACCGACAGCGACGGAGGGACGGGTTCGCAGTCCGATCCGGTAGACGGCGAACTCGAGATCCACCACCTCGACGTCGGGCAGGCGGACGCGACGCTGTTGATTACGCCCGCCGACGAGACGGTGCTCGTCGACACGGGCGACTGGCGAGACGACGGCGAGGACGTCGTCGCCTCCCTCGAGCGGCTTGGAATCGACAGGGTCGACCACCTCGTCACGACCCATCCCGACGCGGACCACGTCGGCGGCCACGCGGCCGTCATCGATCACGTCGAGGCGAACGGCGACGGCGTCGGCGCGGTCTACGATCCCGGAATCGTCCGCACGACCGCGACCTACGACCAGTACCTGGACGCGGTCGAACGCCACGACGTGCCCCTCTACGAGGTCCGGGAGGGGGACGAACTACCCATCGAGGGAATCCAGGCGACGGTACTGAGTCCGCCCGAGGGCGGGGCCGACCCCCGCGGCGACGGGATCGTGCTCGCGATCGAGTTCGGCTCGTTCAGGTACCTGACGACCGGCGACGCCGAGTCCGACGTCGAACGACGGCTCGTCGACGACTGGAGCCACGAACTCGCGGCCGACGTCTACCAGGCCGGCCACCACGGGTCGTCGACGAGTTCGACCCCGCCGTTTCTGGACGCCGTCTCGTCCGAGGTCGTCGTGATCTCGAGCGCCCTCGACAGCCAGTACGGCCACCCCCACGACGAGGTGCTCGCGGCCTTCGCCGAGCGCGGGATCGAGACCTACTGGACCGCCGTCCACGGCGACGTCGTCGTGACGACCGACGGCGAGGATGTCGACGTCGAGACGGAGCGATCGGGACCGACGGACGCTACGGCCTTGCTCGAGCGCAAGCACGAGGCCGCGTCGGCCTCGCTGGGTCGACCGCCGATTGATGTGACTGGAGTCCCTACGGGTGGCCGATGA
- a CDS encoding DUF3006 family protein, whose protein sequence is MTESATAVLDRIVDEQKAVLLLESADRVVDELVVNVETLPEVGRREGAVFDVSIDDGSLVEATYRPEETRERRETARERFDRLSERLDE, encoded by the coding sequence ATGACCGAATCCGCGACCGCGGTCCTCGATCGGATCGTCGACGAACAGAAGGCGGTCTTGCTGCTCGAGTCGGCCGACCGCGTCGTCGACGAACTGGTGGTCAACGTCGAGACGCTGCCGGAAGTCGGGCGACGCGAGGGCGCGGTGTTCGACGTCTCGATCGACGACGGATCGCTCGTCGAGGCGACCTACCGACCGGAGGAGACGCGAGAACGGCGCGAAACTGCCAGAGAGCGGTTCGACCGGCTCTCGGAGCGGCTGGACGAGTGA
- a CDS encoding tyrosine--tRNA ligase has protein sequence MDAYELITRNAEEVVTDEEVRELAAEPEGKRVYVGYEPSGVLHLGHLLTANKLIDLQEAGMDVVVLLADVHAYLNGKGTFEEIRETAEQMRAQFLAYGLDEERTEFVYGSEYQLDEEYTLDLHTLELATTLNRAQRAMAELQSGEAAKVSHVVYPLMQALDIEYLDLDLAVGGLDQRKVHMLAREELPELGYEVRPCLHTPILADLTTGVGKMSSSEGVTISMEDSTEEIEQKVNSAFCPPTRDPEPDEDGNERENPVLELFEYHVFPRFESVTVERPEKYGGDLTYDDYEELAADLESGELHPADAKSTLATYLDELIAPGREKLREFRD, from the coding sequence ATGGACGCCTACGAGTTGATCACGCGAAACGCCGAGGAGGTCGTCACCGACGAGGAGGTCCGTGAGCTCGCGGCCGAACCCGAGGGAAAGCGGGTCTACGTTGGCTACGAGCCCTCCGGCGTGCTCCACCTCGGCCACCTGCTCACCGCGAACAAGCTCATCGACTTGCAGGAGGCCGGCATGGACGTCGTCGTCCTGCTCGCGGACGTCCACGCCTACCTCAACGGCAAGGGTACGTTCGAGGAGATCCGCGAGACGGCAGAACAGATGCGCGCCCAGTTTCTCGCCTACGGGCTCGACGAGGAGCGCACGGAGTTCGTCTACGGCTCAGAGTACCAGCTCGACGAGGAGTACACGCTCGACTTGCACACCCTCGAGCTCGCGACGACGCTCAACCGCGCCCAGCGGGCGATGGCCGAACTCCAGAGCGGCGAGGCAGCGAAAGTCAGCCACGTCGTCTACCCGCTGATGCAGGCGCTGGACATCGAGTACCTCGACCTGGACCTCGCCGTCGGCGGACTGGACCAGCGGAAGGTCCACATGCTCGCCCGCGAGGAACTGCCCGAACTCGGCTACGAGGTCCGCCCCTGCCTGCACACGCCCATCCTCGCGGACCTGACGACGGGCGTGGGCAAGATGTCCTCGAGCGAGGGCGTCACGATCTCGATGGAGGACTCGACCGAGGAGATCGAACAGAAGGTCAACTCGGCTTTCTGTCCGCCGACGCGCGATCCGGAACCGGACGAAGACGGCAACGAGCGCGAGAATCCCGTCCTCGAGCTGTTCGAGTACCACGTCTTCCCGCGGTTCGAGTCTGTCACCGTCGAGCGCCCCGAAAAGTACGGCGGCGACCTCACCTACGACGACTACGAGGAGCTCGCGGCCGACCTCGAGTCCGGCGAACTCCACCCTGCCGACGCCAAGAGCACGCTCGCGACGTACCTCGACGAACTGATCGCCCCTGGCCGCGAGAAGCTCCGCGAGTTTCGCGACTGA
- a CDS encoding biotin--[acetyl-CoA-carboxylase] ligase, translating to MNETRRRILEALADGPVAGPTLADSLDVSRAAVWKHVEELREAGFEIESGPGGYELVDVTEYNGPAIEYGLEAPFSVEYHETIGSTNDRARELATEGVADVVVVANEQTGSRGRLERQWTAPPGGVWASLVCRPTVPPARAPLFTLAAAVAIARAAREAGVDARIKWPNDVVVPVGDEGDYQKLAGILTEMEAETDRIAWLVVGIGVNADVDGDALPESATSIREEVGEFDRRVFVQHLLEEFDAFRDLEGVIPAWRELALTIGQRVRVDLPDGELVGDAVDVTESGALVVEVGDERRQVSAGDCEHLRPT from the coding sequence ATGAACGAGACGCGCCGACGGATCCTCGAGGCGCTCGCGGACGGCCCCGTCGCGGGACCCACGCTGGCCGACTCGCTCGACGTCTCCAGGGCGGCCGTCTGGAAGCACGTCGAAGAACTGCGCGAGGCGGGCTTCGAAATCGAGAGCGGTCCCGGCGGGTACGAACTCGTCGACGTGACGGAGTACAACGGACCGGCGATCGAGTACGGCCTCGAGGCCCCGTTCTCGGTCGAGTACCACGAGACGATCGGCAGCACGAACGACCGGGCGCGCGAACTGGCGACCGAGGGCGTCGCGGACGTTGTCGTCGTCGCGAACGAACAGACCGGCAGTCGCGGCCGACTCGAGCGGCAGTGGACCGCGCCGCCGGGCGGCGTCTGGGCGAGTCTCGTCTGTCGGCCGACCGTCCCGCCCGCTCGAGCGCCGCTGTTTACGCTCGCTGCGGCCGTCGCAATCGCGCGCGCGGCGCGAGAGGCCGGCGTCGACGCCCGCATCAAGTGGCCGAACGACGTCGTCGTTCCGGTCGGCGACGAGGGCGACTACCAGAAGCTAGCGGGAATCCTGACGGAGATGGAAGCCGAGACCGACCGGATCGCGTGGCTGGTCGTCGGCATCGGCGTCAACGCGGACGTCGACGGCGACGCGCTCCCCGAGAGTGCGACCAGCATCCGCGAGGAAGTCGGTGAGTTCGATCGCCGGGTGTTCGTCCAGCACCTGCTCGAGGAGTTCGACGCCTTTCGCGACCTCGAGGGAGTGATCCCGGCGTGGCGCGAACTGGCGCTGACGATCGGCCAGCGCGTCCGGGTGGACCTGCCGGACGGAGAACTCGTCGGCGACGCGGTCGACGTCACGGAGTCCGGCGCGCTCGTCGTCGAGGTAGGCGACGAACGTCGGCAGGTGTCGGCGGGCGACTGCGAACACCTTCGACCGACGTAG
- a CDS encoding universal stress protein translates to MYDTILVPTDGSTEVERAVEYAVDLARAHDATIKAVYVVDVASYGGLPMETAWDGISDTLREEGEAAVGRVEELAGDVPVETDVLEGSPSRVIVQTASSDRCDLVVMGTHGRGGIDRLLLGSVTERVVRSSPVPVLTVRVDEREREQDEPPVNARASAE, encoded by the coding sequence ATGTACGACACTATCCTCGTCCCGACCGACGGATCGACGGAGGTCGAACGCGCCGTCGAGTACGCGGTCGATCTCGCGAGGGCCCACGACGCGACGATCAAAGCGGTGTACGTCGTCGACGTGGCGAGCTACGGTGGGTTGCCGATGGAGACCGCCTGGGACGGTATCAGCGACACCTTGCGCGAGGAAGGCGAGGCGGCCGTCGGCCGGGTCGAGGAACTCGCGGGTGACGTCCCCGTCGAGACGGACGTTCTCGAGGGATCGCCGAGTCGGGTCATCGTCCAGACGGCCTCGTCCGACCGGTGTGACCTCGTCGTGATGGGGACACACGGCCGCGGCGGCATCGACCGACTGTTACTCGGCAGCGTCACCGAACGCGTCGTGCGCTCCTCGCCAGTGCCGGTGCTCACGGTTCGGGTCGACGAGAGAGAGCGAGAGCAGGACGAACCGCCCGTTAACGCGCGCGCAAGCGCAGAATAG
- a CDS encoding amidohydrolase family protein encodes MERAGTILRGRELEPVEGRVIVDDEGRIDRIEEEPVDSDDIVLPAFVNAHTHVGDSIAKEAGGGLSLEELVAPPDGLKHRLLRDATREELIEAMRRSLRFMSRGGTAACLDFREGDVDGVRLLREAASGLEIDAFAFARESAEAMRAGDGFGASGANDDVFDAERAATREAGKPFGIHAGEADSSDVDPALDLEPDFLVHVVHPEPAHLDRIEDGHVPVVVCPRSNLVTDVGLPPVEDLVERTTVALGTDNVMLNSPSMFREMEFLSKLSELSARDVLRMATVNGAEIADLEYGVVEPGKRARLTILDGDSDNLTGARDPVRAVVRRASVDDVREVVA; translated from the coding sequence ATGGAACGCGCCGGGACGATCCTCAGGGGCCGAGAACTCGAGCCAGTCGAGGGGCGAGTGATCGTCGACGACGAGGGACGCATCGACCGGATCGAGGAGGAACCCGTCGACAGCGACGACATCGTCCTGCCGGCGTTCGTCAACGCCCATACGCACGTCGGCGACTCGATCGCGAAAGAAGCCGGGGGCGGCCTCTCGCTCGAGGAACTCGTCGCCCCGCCGGACGGGCTCAAACACCGACTGCTCCGGGACGCCACGCGGGAGGAACTGATCGAGGCGATGCGTCGGTCGCTTCGCTTCATGTCCCGTGGCGGGACGGCGGCCTGTCTCGACTTCCGCGAGGGCGACGTCGACGGCGTCCGACTGCTGCGCGAGGCGGCGAGCGGCCTCGAGATCGACGCGTTCGCGTTCGCCCGCGAGTCGGCCGAGGCGATGCGAGCGGGCGACGGGTTCGGTGCGAGCGGGGCGAACGACGACGTCTTCGACGCCGAGCGGGCGGCCACGCGGGAGGCGGGCAAACCCTTCGGCATCCACGCCGGCGAGGCGGACTCGAGCGACGTCGACCCGGCGCTCGACCTCGAGCCCGACTTCCTCGTCCACGTCGTCCACCCCGAACCGGCTCACCTCGATCGAATCGAGGACGGCCACGTTCCGGTCGTCGTCTGCCCGCGATCGAACCTCGTCACGGACGTCGGTCTGCCGCCCGTCGAGGACCTCGTAGAGCGGACGACCGTCGCGCTCGGGACCGACAACGTCATGCTCAACTCCCCGTCGATGTTCCGCGAGATGGAGTTCCTCTCGAAGCTGTCGGAGCTGTCGGCCCGCGACGTCCTCCGGATGGCGACGGTCAACGGGGCCGAGATCGCCGACCTCGAGTACGGCGTCGTCGAACCGGGCAAGCGAGCGCGACTGACGATCCTGGACGGCGACTCGGACAACCTCACCGGTGCGCGCGATCCCGTACGGGCGGTCGTCAGGCGGGCGAGCGTCGACGACGTTCGAGAAGTTGTCGCCTGA
- a CDS encoding HD domain-containing protein, with translation MKIIKDSVHDHIEIDGVARDLLDTPAVQRLRGISQLGTVSLVYPSANHTRFEHSLGVYHLACEALEGFGVEGRQAERVRAAALLHDVGHGPFSHNLEDLTYRRTGRYHDDVHALLASGQVGDVLCDHDLDPNAVADLVAGEGRFGQVVSGELDVDRMDYLVRDAHHTGVPYGTIDHGRLVRELTFVDDELVLGEGNVQTAESLLVARALMNPTVYNHSVARISKAILRRASERLLESGAVDAATLQRMDDHDLIVTLRSHEATTEFSRRLDERDLYKRAVWAEIDDVPGGIIEADHDSIREFEREIADAAELDEAHVVLDVPDRPSMTESTSRVVVNGEIRRLGHQSPLVDALRAAQYSQWRLGVYSPADVRERVGRAAVDVLGLDIDGSLVSETRDGLYATLDQFLE, from the coding sequence ATGAAGATCATCAAGGACAGCGTCCACGACCACATCGAAATCGACGGGGTCGCTCGAGACCTCCTCGATACGCCGGCTGTCCAGCGACTCCGGGGGATCTCACAGCTCGGAACCGTGTCGCTGGTCTACCCGTCAGCGAACCACACGCGGTTCGAACACAGCCTCGGCGTCTATCACCTCGCGTGTGAGGCACTCGAGGGATTCGGCGTCGAGGGGCGACAGGCCGAGCGCGTCCGGGCGGCCGCGCTCCTCCACGACGTCGGGCACGGACCGTTCAGCCACAACCTGGAGGACCTCACGTACCGACGGACGGGCAGGTACCACGACGACGTCCACGCCCTGCTGGCGTCCGGGCAGGTCGGGGACGTGTTGTGCGACCACGACCTCGATCCGAACGCGGTGGCGGATCTGGTCGCGGGCGAGGGGCGGTTCGGCCAGGTCGTCTCGGGCGAACTCGACGTCGACCGGATGGACTACCTCGTGCGAGACGCCCACCACACGGGCGTTCCCTACGGCACGATCGACCACGGCCGACTCGTGCGCGAACTGACCTTCGTCGACGACGAACTCGTACTGGGCGAGGGGAACGTCCAGACCGCCGAGAGCTTGCTCGTCGCGCGGGCGCTGATGAACCCGACGGTCTACAACCACAGCGTCGCCCGGATCAGCAAGGCGATCCTCCGACGAGCGAGCGAGCGACTCCTCGAGTCCGGCGCGGTCGACGCGGCGACGCTCCAGCGGATGGACGACCACGACCTGATCGTCACCTTGCGCTCTCACGAGGCGACGACCGAGTTCTCGCGGCGGCTCGACGAGCGGGACCTGTACAAGCGGGCGGTCTGGGCGGAGATCGACGACGTACCCGGCGGCATCATCGAGGCCGACCACGACTCGATCCGCGAGTTCGAACGCGAGATCGCGGACGCTGCGGAACTGGACGAGGCACACGTCGTCCTCGACGTGCCGGATCGGCCGTCGATGACCGAGTCGACGAGTCGGGTGGTCGTCAACGGCGAAATCCGCCGGCTGGGCCACCAGTCGCCGCTGGTCGACGCGCTGCGGGCGGCCCAGTACTCCCAGTGGCGACTCGGCGTCTACTCGCCGGCAGACGTCCGCGAACGGGTCGGCCGCGCCGCGGTTGACGTCCTCGGGCTGGACATCGACGGCTCGCTGGTGAGCGAGACGCGCGACGGCCTCTACGCGACGCTCGACCAGTTCCTCGAGTGA
- a CDS encoding UPF0179 family protein, with protein MSTVTLIGTRLAEPDTEFVYHGEADACAGCPYRSQCLNLSPGTRYRITDVRENAQTLECAMHDGGVRAVEVEPVSVRANIPSKGAFAGSKASLQGPCPYVECPSHEYCEPDGISFDEEYRIAEIVGDPPHDVCHLDRSLELVELETDADGRN; from the coding sequence ATGTCGACCGTCACCCTCATCGGTACTCGCCTGGCCGAACCCGACACCGAGTTCGTCTACCACGGCGAGGCCGACGCCTGCGCTGGCTGTCCCTACCGGAGCCAGTGTCTCAACCTCTCTCCCGGTACCCGGTACCGCATCACCGACGTCCGCGAGAACGCACAGACCCTCGAATGTGCGATGCACGACGGCGGCGTCCGCGCCGTCGAGGTCGAACCCGTCTCGGTCAGAGCGAACATCCCTTCGAAAGGAGCCTTCGCCGGGAGCAAAGCGAGCCTGCAGGGGCCCTGTCCCTACGTCGAGTGTCCGAGCCACGAATACTGCGAACCCGACGGCATCTCCTTCGACGAGGAGTATCGCATCGCCGAGATCGTCGGCGATCCGCCCCACGACGTCTGTCACCTCGACCGGTCGCTGGAACTGGTCGAACTCGAGACCGACGCCGACGGACGGAACTGA
- a CDS encoding DUF5820 family protein yields the protein MTDFADLPDGWVVWSDEDDGRSVLAYRPDVFNADDFPAPCLPTLYLTQGKRSRRPGVNPADHVFDENWYVTLYLEPDVSLEADRFSSREKALERAVSLARQFDDGEIDYRDLYQVPRERYFERLDELTGRREP from the coding sequence ATGACCGACTTCGCAGATCTCCCTGACGGGTGGGTCGTCTGGAGCGACGAGGACGACGGCCGGAGCGTCCTGGCCTACCGGCCCGACGTCTTCAACGCCGACGACTTCCCCGCGCCCTGCCTCCCGACGCTGTATCTCACCCAGGGGAAACGCTCTCGCCGTCCGGGCGTCAATCCTGCCGATCACGTTTTCGACGAAAACTGGTACGTCACGCTCTACCTCGAGCCGGACGTCTCCCTCGAGGCGGACCGATTCTCGAGTCGGGAGAAGGCCCTCGAGCGTGCCGTCTCGCTCGCCCGCCAGTTCGACGACGGTGAGATCGACTATCGCGACCTCTACCAGGTCCCTCGCGAGCGCTACTTCGAACGTCTCGACGAGCTCACTGGACGACGTGAGCCTTAA
- a CDS encoding PrkA family serine protein kinase codes for MNGDIETLENISNAYKESMPADLRETKSFDWYLEELYEDPKVARNAHQRVADMFDYYGTSYDETEGVVEYQLASDDPLNDGENTFYGKVIHQSIHEFVNKVKSGARRLGPERRIKLLLGPVGSGKSHFDKQVRRYFEDYTLREDGRMYTFRWTNLCEVIDDQDPSDDTVRSPMNQDPLVLLPLEQRQSVIDDLNERLDAPYTIQNEQSLDPESEFYMDRLLAHYEDDLETVLRNHVEIVRLVADENKRQCLETFEPKDKKNQDETELTGDVNYSKIAIYGESDPRAFDYSGAFCNANRGVFSGEELLKLQREFLYDFLHATQEMTIKPKNNPRIDIDQVIVGRTNMPEYKDKKGDEKMEAFNDRTKRIDFPYVLSYEDEALIYNKMLNNADVPDINVEPHTLEMAGLFGVLTRIEEPDTETIDLLSKAKAYNGEIDEGDDIDVKKLREEAEQKAEIGEGMVGVSPRFIGDEIAEAIMDSKHRGRGFLSPLTVFNFFEENLEHHGSIPEENFEQYYRYLETVREEYRERAIEDVRHALAYDIDEIQRQGEKYMDHVMAYIDDDTIEDELTGREQEPDETFLRSVEEKLNVPEDRKDDFRQEVSNWVSRRAREGDTFNPQDNERLRRALERKLWEDKKHNINFSALVSANEFDDDERSSWIDALMEQGYSEEGAKEVLEFAGAEVAKAEIED; via the coding sequence ATGAACGGTGACATCGAGACGCTCGAGAACATAAGCAACGCATACAAGGAGTCGATGCCCGCGGACCTGCGGGAGACCAAGAGCTTCGACTGGTACCTCGAGGAGCTCTACGAAGACCCGAAGGTCGCCCGCAACGCCCACCAGCGCGTCGCGGACATGTTCGACTACTACGGGACCAGCTACGACGAGACCGAAGGCGTCGTCGAGTACCAACTCGCCTCCGACGACCCACTCAACGACGGCGAGAACACGTTCTACGGGAAGGTAATTCACCAGTCGATCCACGAGTTCGTCAACAAGGTCAAATCCGGCGCCCGCCGGCTCGGGCCGGAACGACGGATCAAGCTCCTGCTCGGTCCCGTCGGCTCCGGGAAGTCCCACTTCGACAAGCAGGTCCGGCGGTACTTCGAGGACTACACGCTCCGCGAAGACGGTCGCATGTACACCTTCCGCTGGACGAATCTATGTGAGGTCATCGACGACCAGGACCCGTCGGACGACACCGTCCGCTCGCCGATGAACCAGGATCCGCTCGTCCTCTTGCCACTCGAGCAGCGCCAGTCGGTCATCGACGACTTAAACGAGCGACTCGACGCCCCCTACACGATCCAGAACGAGCAGAGTCTCGATCCCGAAAGCGAGTTCTACATGGATCGGCTGCTCGCCCACTACGAGGACGACCTCGAGACGGTCCTGCGCAACCACGTTGAGATCGTCCGCCTCGTCGCAGACGAGAACAAACGGCAGTGTCTCGAGACGTTCGAGCCCAAGGACAAGAAAAACCAGGACGAGACCGAACTGACCGGCGACGTCAACTACTCGAAGATCGCGATCTACGGTGAGTCCGACCCGCGAGCGTTCGACTACTCCGGGGCGTTCTGTAACGCGAACCGCGGGGTGTTCTCCGGCGAGGAGCTGCTGAAACTCCAGCGGGAGTTCCTCTACGACTTCCTGCACGCCACCCAGGAGATGACGATCAAGCCCAAGAACAACCCGCGGATCGACATCGACCAGGTGATCGTCGGGCGGACGAACATGCCCGAGTACAAGGACAAAAAAGGCGACGAGAAGATGGAGGCGTTCAACGACCGCACCAAGCGGATCGACTTCCCGTACGTCCTCTCGTACGAAGACGAGGCGCTCATCTACAACAAGATGCTCAACAACGCCGACGTCCCCGACATCAACGTCGAGCCCCACACCCTCGAGATGGCGGGCCTGTTCGGCGTGCTCACCCGGATCGAAGAACCCGACACCGAGACGATCGACCTGCTCTCGAAGGCGAAAGCCTACAACGGCGAGATCGACGAGGGCGACGACATCGACGTGAAGAAACTGCGCGAGGAGGCCGAACAGAAGGCGGAGATCGGCGAGGGCATGGTCGGCGTCTCGCCTCGCTTTATCGGCGACGAGATCGCCGAGGCGATCATGGACTCGAAACACCGTGGTCGTGGCTTCCTCTCGCCGCTTACGGTGTTCAACTTCTTCGAGGAGAACCTGGAACACCACGGCTCGATCCCCGAGGAGAACTTCGAGCAGTACTACCGCTACCTCGAGACGGTCCGCGAGGAGTACCGCGAGCGGGCCATCGAGGACGTCCGCCACGCGCTGGCCTACGACATCGACGAGATCCAGCGCCAGGGTGAGAAGTACATGGACCACGTGATGGCCTACATCGACGACGACACCATCGAGGACGAACTCACCGGTCGCGAGCAGGAGCCCGACGAGACGTTCCTCCGAAGCGTCGAGGAGAAACTCAACGTGCCCGAAGACCGCAAGGACGACTTCCGCCAGGAAGTGTCGAACTGGGTCTCCCGGCGCGCCCGCGAGGGGGACACCTTCAACCCGCAGGACAACGAGCGCCTGCGCCGCGCACTCGAGCGCAAGCTCTGGGAGGACAAGAAACACAACATCAACTTCTCCGCGCTCGTGAGCGCAAACGAGTTCGACGACGACGAACGCTCCTCGTGGATCGACGCGCTGATGGAGCAGGGGTACTCCGAGGAGGGCGCAAAGGAGGTCCTCGAGTTCGCCGGTGCGGAGGTCGCGAAAGCGGAGATCGAAGACTAG